One window from the genome of Treponema sp. OMZ 838 encodes:
- a CDS encoding Card1-like endonuclease domain-containing protein: MKECLLSWYGITDFKASLGIEKSGPLLGAILSTHYTEIQLLGYTNNAAESYSDEVFDSELASLNRNDTAEANNFVYKWANTQPAHHHFIKWLQNKVAENTKSITIGFTPVKLRKLNDTEGIYAAAVRLLETIAENSNKEDIYVTLFLSPGTPVMAFCWAMAALKFPQFRKRLIASSDPRKGPENIGLPQEWMEWYGKQMPLEHRNGKYFDMIFHLYGDQRIPTYLGLKQFNCKSHVFITSAGYHAVDIMKQFVKEDIELLELNVDAYNPKDVQDKLLKFIEEKDGIQNQKIGFNLTGGTKLMYAGALNVCRQLGGIPFYFNTRDKKVIFLNDFSSKPIVKIEKVKSFIKLNSNGLSIGDSQRKIPQQADMISLTNYLWKRKEIINDIAGEIKKRYFELRKPFIKEEITVFTDNDRNSYIKIKDRQYVFEDASQFKVYLTGGWFEEYVYNNLENLVKTKKITDLHHSLKISYETNNATTLEKFLGLTKSENNQLYQELDVVFTDGNRLYVIECKSGRAEVEHIMKLENIVRYYGGLEGKGILLYINKVDNPIVVKKAAESKNVRVFDGDNIISKIEEFVGLYD, encoded by the coding sequence ATGAAAGAATGTTTACTTTCGTGGTACGGCATAACAGATTTTAAAGCATCTCTTGGGATCGAAAAAAGCGGACCGCTCTTAGGAGCAATTTTATCAACTCATTACACTGAGATTCAACTGTTAGGTTATACGAATAACGCGGCTGAATCTTACTCAGATGAAGTTTTTGATAGTGAGCTTGCATCTTTAAATAGAAATGATACGGCAGAAGCAAATAATTTTGTTTATAAATGGGCAAATACACAACCGGCACATCATCATTTTATAAAGTGGTTGCAAAATAAAGTAGCAGAAAATACTAAAAGTATTACTATTGGATTCACACCGGTGAAATTGAGAAAATTAAATGATACCGAGGGAATATATGCAGCAGCAGTCCGATTGTTGGAAACAATTGCAGAGAATAGCAATAAGGAAGATATATACGTGACTTTGTTTTTAAGTCCCGGAACTCCGGTTATGGCTTTCTGTTGGGCAATGGCGGCTTTGAAATTTCCGCAGTTTCGGAAACGACTTATAGCATCATCGGATCCGAGAAAAGGGCCGGAAAATATCGGTTTACCGCAAGAATGGATGGAATGGTATGGAAAACAAATGCCGTTAGAACATCGGAATGGTAAATATTTTGACATGATATTTCATCTTTATGGTGATCAAAGAATACCGACATACTTAGGTCTAAAACAATTTAACTGCAAAAGTCATGTTTTTATTACATCCGCAGGATACCATGCCGTTGATATTATGAAACAATTTGTTAAGGAAGATATTGAATTATTAGAATTAAATGTAGACGCATACAATCCTAAGGATGTTCAAGATAAATTACTTAAATTTATTGAAGAAAAGGATGGGATTCAAAATCAAAAAATAGGATTCAATCTAACGGGTGGAACAAAATTAATGTATGCAGGAGCATTGAATGTTTGCAGACAACTCGGCGGGATCCCCTTTTATTTTAACACGAGAGATAAAAAGGTTATTTTTCTTAATGATTTCAGTTCTAAACCTATAGTTAAGATAGAAAAAGTGAAATCCTTTATAAAATTGAACAGTAACGGTTTATCAATCGGTGATTCACAAAGAAAAATTCCTCAGCAAGCAGATATGATTTCTTTAACAAACTATTTATGGAAAAGAAAAGAGATTATAAATGATATTGCAGGCGAAATCAAAAAACGATATTTTGAGTTACGAAAACCTTTTATAAAAGAAGAAATTACCGTTTTTACCGATAATGATCGCAATTCTTATATTAAAATTAAAGACAGGCAATATGTGTTTGAAGATGCTTCACAGTTCAAGGTTTATCTAACCGGAGGATGGTTTGAAGAATATGTTTATAATAACTTAGAGAACTTGGTTAAAACAAAAAAAATAACCGATTTGCATCATAGTTTAAAAATCTCTTATGAAACAAATAATGCAACTACATTAGAGAAATTTTTAGGATTAACTAAGTCGGAAAACAATCAGTTATACCAAGAGCTTGATGTTGTTTTTACCGACGGCAATAGACTGTATGTCATAGAATGTAAATCGGGTAGAGCCGAAGTAGAGCATATTATGAAACTGGAAAATATTGTGAGATATTATGGCGGTTTGGAAGGAAAGGGAATTTTACTGTATATAAATAAAGTTGATAACCCTATTGTAGTGAAAAAAGCAGCGGAATCAAAAAATGTCAGAGTTTTTGACGGTGATAATATCATATCGAAAATAGAGGAGTTCGTAGGTTTATATGACTAA
- the pbp4b gene encoding penicillin binding protein PBP4B, giving the protein MARMIEAVFSADAQMQVEQTFPIPMKDYDDSILPNNYLAFTAYKGQAYIYFWARGLTSFDLYINNRKVPTKSICTDKPVCFDASPYIKNGRNMLYIAALTPTENGTVQRPHSLQVKIPYPVILPLSNSPEALKVQLKDVPYSSDTLEIVDQLLTTETETGFPGAQLVIIKDGMMIKNSAYGAISKVDSAGNLLDEVTPVTEKTLFDLASNTKMYAVNFAVQKLISEQQLALTDTVHHFFPQFTDAKKSKIKGKTDITVFDLLTHQSGFPAGRPYSLKIEKLKNASEKNNREHTFDLIMETPLVYSPRTAMIYSDINYMLLTYIIEKITGMGLAEYVVNNFYHPLGLDRICFTPLRQGFTLDEIAATEIRAKPRTQAAIDGVQTTELIHGTVHDSEAYTAMEEISGHAGLFANAESIAVLAQVMLNNGGYGVKRFFDPAVAGYFTAQQSLVSSIGLGWRRQGVQEYSWAFSPFASAGTFGHTGWTGTLTVIDPAEHLIIILLTNAKNTVPAHNTRNSRFEGDYYLAKRYGAITALIYEAFRQPTLAQLESMLIELAEKKYEMLQQISAFDNQGYINDLAAIMKTVQQRSQKSAGLRAFLKTEKAAQILKIVDGRM; this is encoded by the coding sequence ATGGCAAGAATGATTGAAGCAGTATTTTCTGCTGATGCACAGATGCAAGTTGAGCAGACTTTTCCGATACCGATGAAGGACTACGATGATTCTATTTTGCCGAATAATTATCTTGCATTTACCGCATATAAGGGACAGGCTTACATTTATTTTTGGGCGCGCGGGCTTACTTCTTTCGATTTATATATCAATAATAGAAAAGTTCCGACAAAATCCATTTGTACGGATAAACCCGTGTGTTTTGATGCATCGCCATATATTAAAAACGGTAGGAATATGCTCTATATTGCGGCGCTTACTCCTACCGAAAACGGTACGGTTCAAAGGCCGCATTCATTACAGGTAAAGATCCCCTACCCTGTTATTTTGCCGCTTTCAAATTCGCCGGAGGCTTTAAAAGTACAGTTAAAAGATGTGCCCTATTCATCTGATACGCTGGAAATAGTTGATCAACTGTTGACCACGGAAACGGAAACGGGATTCCCCGGAGCACAACTCGTTATTATTAAAGACGGCATGATGATTAAAAACAGCGCTTATGGCGCCATCAGCAAGGTTGACAGCGCAGGCAATCTGCTGGATGAGGTTACTCCGGTAACGGAAAAGACTTTATTTGACCTTGCAAGCAATACAAAGATGTATGCGGTTAATTTTGCCGTTCAAAAGTTGATTTCAGAACAGCAGCTTGCATTAACCGATACCGTTCATCACTTTTTTCCGCAATTTACTGATGCTAAGAAAAGCAAAATTAAAGGCAAGACAGATATTACGGTGTTTGATCTTCTAACCCATCAGTCGGGATTTCCTGCCGGAAGACCCTATTCGCTGAAAATAGAGAAACTTAAAAATGCTTCAGAAAAAAACAATCGTGAACATACCTTTGACTTGATTATGGAGACTCCGCTTGTGTACTCGCCGCGGACGGCAATGATCTATTCCGATATCAATTATATGCTGCTCACCTATATTATCGAAAAGATAACGGGGATGGGGCTTGCAGAATATGTTGTCAACAATTTTTATCATCCACTTGGGTTAGATAGGATTTGTTTTACACCGCTCCGTCAAGGTTTCACTCTTGACGAGATTGCTGCAACGGAAATCCGTGCAAAACCGCGTACTCAAGCTGCTATTGATGGTGTGCAAACAACGGAACTCATTCATGGAACCGTACATGACTCTGAAGCATATACGGCAATGGAAGAGATCAGCGGTCATGCAGGATTATTTGCAAATGCGGAAAGTATTGCGGTATTGGCACAAGTTATGCTGAATAACGGCGGATATGGCGTCAAGCGGTTTTTCGATCCGGCCGTTGCAGGGTATTTTACGGCGCAGCAATCCCTTGTTTCAAGTATCGGGCTTGGGTGGCGACGGCAGGGCGTGCAGGAATACAGCTGGGCGTTTTCTCCTTTTGCCTCTGCCGGAACCTTCGGACATACCGGCTGGACGGGAACACTGACGGTTATCGACCCCGCCGAACATCTTATTATTATTTTATTAACCAATGCAAAAAATACCGTTCCGGCGCATAACACCCGTAACAGCCGATTCGAGGGCGATTATTATTTGGCAAAACGGTATGGGGCAATCACTGCGCTTATTTATGAGGCGTTTCGCCAACCAACGCTTGCGCAGCTGGAGAGTATGCTCATCGAACTTGCCGAAAAGAAATATGAAATGCTGCAGCAGATTTCTGCTTTTGATAATCAAGGCTATATTAATGATCTTGCTGCAATTATGAAAACCGTTCAACAGCGTTCTCAAAAGTCTGCCGGATTGCGAGCATTTCTCAAAACCGAGAAGGCTGCGCAGATTCTCAAAATTGTTGACGGCCGGATGTAG
- a CDS encoding VWA domain-containing protein, which translates to MAFDPSKYTVAKAKPLPVVLLLDTSSSMSIGGEQTKIAELEKAVQEMIKDFAHEEQLETEILVSVITFGNNGVQLALPYTNASKVELIKLEAGGNTPMGTALQMAKDMIEDKETTPGRAYRPLVILCSDGAPTDDWKIPMENFIKNGRSSKCDRMAMAIGSDANEDILKNFIVGTENPLFYAKDASAMHKFFKFVTMSVTSRSHSQNPNQVFKLEAPKEILKSVSVEPSGGSYW; encoded by the coding sequence ATGGCATTCGATCCGTCAAAGTACACAGTAGCAAAAGCAAAACCTCTTCCGGTGGTTTTATTATTGGATACCAGTTCCAGTATGAGCATCGGTGGAGAACAAACAAAAATTGCAGAACTTGAAAAAGCCGTTCAGGAGATGATTAAAGATTTTGCCCATGAAGAACAACTGGAAACGGAAATCCTTGTTTCTGTTATTACTTTCGGGAATAATGGTGTACAATTGGCGCTTCCGTACACAAATGCCTCAAAAGTTGAATTAATAAAACTTGAAGCCGGAGGCAACACTCCTATGGGAACTGCTTTACAAATGGCGAAAGACATGATTGAAGATAAAGAAACGACCCCCGGCCGTGCATATAGGCCTCTTGTTATTCTGTGTTCGGATGGAGCGCCGACTGATGATTGGAAGATACCTATGGAAAACTTTATCAAAAACGGACGTTCTTCAAAATGTGATCGTATGGCAATGGCTATTGGTTCTGATGCAAACGAAGATATTCTGAAAAATTTTATTGTCGGTACTGAAAATCCGCTTTTTTATGCTAAGGATGCATCAGCTATGCATAAATTCTTTAAGTTTGTAACAATGAGTGTGACAAGCAGAAGCCATTCTCAGAATCCAAATCAAGTTTTCAAACTGGAAGCGCCTAAGGAAATCTTAAAATCCGTAAGTGTTGAACCTTCCGGCGGTAGTTATTGGTAA
- a CDS encoding VWA domain-containing protein — protein sequence MTKVLVVIDNSGSMFCLSKSDILESICRSIYLHEDIEADYYRWDTSITRIDYQNEELIKDVKGTANLGALVDFIEQQVVGNIILLTDGYIDGDKTDLNRILKENKEIKVRLVGVGADWNSVVSSQLFPPSFIAENKTWYIFNTLELDAALDSFLEV from the coding sequence ATGACTAAAGTCTTAGTTGTTATTGATAATTCGGGCAGTATGTTTTGTTTGTCGAAATCCGATATTTTGGAATCTATCTGTAGAAGTATTTATCTTCATGAGGATATTGAGGCAGATTATTATAGATGGGATACGTCTATAACCAGAATTGATTATCAAAATGAAGAATTAATAAAAGATGTTAAGGGAACAGCAAATTTGGGAGCGCTGGTTGATTTTATTGAACAGCAGGTAGTTGGAAATATTATTCTCCTGACGGATGGGTATATTGATGGTGATAAGACGGATTTAAACAGAATCTTAAAAGAAAATAAAGAAATAAAAGTGAGATTGGTGGGAGTTGGTGCTGATTGGAATTCAGTAGTAAGTTCACAGTTATTTCCGCCAAGTTTTATTGCCGAGAATAAAACTTGGTATATCTTTAATACGCTTGAATTGGATGCTGCCTTAGATTCGTTCTTAGAAGTATAA
- a CDS encoding protein kinase yields MDVKITEIKVVDVENRVYILGEKIGQGGQGAVFHVKDDADIAIKLSTDKEGNPLQDDTAIKNISYKLNIIRKLPLLQNINLSKPLSILKSHAGYVMTFMNEMKSFESFLKLHQKIEDNDIPRWLKNEAGNPIQDAEVWINFCKTGSIRTRLLALYKVSELLANLHARGLVYGDISGGNLMYKELAAGIIAGLIDTDNINFAGKSKTYFTPGFGAPEITNGKSSATVYSDSYAFAVAAFYILTMLHPFKGKKVLGSDDNDDDDWANSVTVQQKADPGNFNDTGMYPWIFNQNDDSNSYGDLEQVNSLFLTPLLFELFDNTFSTGHNNPKLRTPLIRWPKAFAQAADLTIRCSSCGMTYYYDYTEDDKYCCPYCSTERCPFVLVKTYIINNDESVYSFVHEIDKEEFYIPSRCFESFKINESDNSVVGISLKNGFIALRLIESEYAIYIEKNNLRERFTGVYKFKISDIQNFSITLLTQYRKVIISGGELQ; encoded by the coding sequence ATGGATGTAAAAATAACAGAAATAAAAGTTGTTGATGTAGAAAACCGTGTATATATTTTAGGTGAAAAGATTGGGCAAGGAGGGCAAGGCGCCGTTTTTCATGTTAAAGATGATGCCGATATTGCAATAAAGCTTTCTACCGATAAAGAAGGAAACCCCTTACAGGATGATACTGCAATAAAAAATATTTCCTACAAGCTTAATATTATTCGAAAACTTCCTCTGCTGCAAAATATTAATCTTTCCAAACCTCTTAGTATTTTAAAAAGTCATGCCGGATATGTCATGACTTTTATGAATGAAATGAAAAGTTTTGAAAGCTTTCTGAAGTTGCATCAAAAAATTGAAGATAATGATATCCCTAGATGGTTAAAAAATGAAGCTGGGAATCCGATTCAAGATGCTGAAGTTTGGATAAACTTTTGTAAAACAGGAAGTATAAGAACAAGGTTGCTTGCTCTGTACAAAGTCTCAGAGTTACTGGCAAATCTTCATGCAAGGGGGCTTGTATACGGTGATATTTCCGGCGGTAATCTTATGTATAAAGAATTAGCCGCAGGAATAATAGCCGGACTAATTGATACTGATAATATTAATTTTGCCGGAAAGAGTAAAACTTATTTCACTCCCGGGTTTGGAGCTCCGGAAATAACAAATGGTAAAAGTTCTGCCACTGTTTATTCCGATTCCTATGCTTTTGCGGTTGCCGCTTTTTATATTTTAACAATGCTACATCCATTTAAAGGTAAAAAAGTTCTGGGATCGGATGATAATGATGATGATGACTGGGCGAATAGTGTTACGGTACAACAAAAAGCTGATCCCGGAAATTTTAATGATACCGGTATGTATCCATGGATATTTAATCAAAATGACGACTCAAATTCTTATGGAGATTTAGAACAAGTCAATTCATTATTCCTTACTCCGTTATTGTTTGAATTATTTGATAATACGTTTTCAACAGGACATAATAACCCTAAGTTACGGACTCCATTAATCAGATGGCCGAAAGCTTTTGCTCAAGCAGCAGATTTAACTATTAGATGCTCATCATGCGGAATGACTTATTATTATGATTATACGGAAGATGATAAATATTGTTGTCCGTACTGTTCAACGGAACGATGTCCTTTCGTTCTAGTAAAAACTTATATAATTAATAACGATGAGTCTGTTTATTCTTTTGTTCATGAGATAGACAAGGAAGAGTTTTATATACCTTCAAGATGCTTTGAATCATTTAAAATAAATGAGAGTGATAATTCCGTAGTTGGAATTTCTTTGAAAAATGGTTTTATTGCACTACGATTGATTGAATCTGAGTATGCTATTTATATTGAAAAGAACAATCTTAGAGAAAGATTTACCGGTGTTTATAAATTTAAAATTTCGGATATCCAAAACTTTTCAATCACTTTATTAACACAGTATCGCAAAGTAATTATTTCCGGAGGAGAATTACAATGA
- a CDS encoding MBL fold metallo-hydrolase, producing MHYSIEKFETGYLMVNTWVFPLSKESIAVIDPGGLSPELSQYLNKLNPTHLEIMLTHGHFDHVGGLPALVRKYPDYRLWIHENDAAYLGTASTQTHLKSFRPLHAEKLIEPLEKNPLPEPTDFYKEGDSVNGFTVLHTPGHTQGSVCLWNKEAGILFSGDTLFYGSRGRTDLLGGNEMQICQSLKRLFIELPENTQVYPGHGSNTTIEFEKKYQGAYV from the coding sequence ATGCACTATTCAATAGAAAAGTTTGAAACCGGCTACCTTATGGTCAATACATGGGTGTTCCCGTTGAGCAAAGAAAGCATTGCCGTAATCGATCCGGGCGGTTTGAGCCCCGAATTATCCCAGTATTTAAATAAACTTAATCCAACTCACCTTGAAATTATGCTGACGCACGGACATTTTGATCATGTCGGCGGTCTACCGGCCTTAGTAAGAAAATATCCCGATTACCGCTTATGGATTCACGAAAATGATGCCGCGTATCTTGGAACAGCCAGTACGCAAACCCATTTAAAGAGCTTTAGACCGCTTCATGCCGAAAAATTAATTGAGCCGCTGGAAAAAAATCCACTACCTGAACCGACGGATTTTTATAAAGAAGGAGACAGCGTAAACGGCTTTACCGTGCTTCATACGCCCGGTCACACCCAAGGGTCTGTTTGTCTGTGGAACAAGGAAGCCGGCATCCTTTTTAGCGGGGATACCCTTTTCTACGGCTCTCGCGGCAGAACCGATTTACTTGGCGGCAATGAGATGCAAATATGCCAGTCGCTCAAGAGGCTTTTTATCGAATTACCGGAAAACACACAAGTGTATCCGGGACACGGCTCCAATACAACGATTGAATTTGAAAAGAAATATCAAGGTGCGTACGTGTAA
- a CDS encoding PP2C family serine/threonine-protein phosphatase — translation MKNKYWKGAAVENIGPAHIRQNISMQDANRLCFFKSGFIAVVSDGLGSKTHSDFGSNVACKIFIKYSKKWIRKTKKSPDRFINNFHKYWVHLIEKSGYKIKDCSATLLGVVCNGKEMFLFRLGDGMIVCLSDNQNILVSDKKNGSFSNITKCLGNINSREDWQYLKINVKFIKSVFLCTDGISDDLENSCEIDFVQDMSDRYRDYSCKQIKLDMKQWISNWPVPRHTDDKTAIFITKRGNV, via the coding sequence ATGAAAAATAAATATTGGAAAGGAGCTGCTGTCGAAAATATAGGACCAGCTCATATTCGACAAAATATTTCTATGCAGGATGCAAACCGACTCTGTTTTTTTAAGAGCGGTTTTATTGCTGTAGTTTCTGATGGTCTGGGAAGTAAAACTCATTCTGATTTCGGTTCAAATGTGGCCTGTAAAATATTTATAAAATATTCAAAAAAATGGATTAGAAAAACAAAAAAATCACCCGATAGATTTATAAATAATTTTCATAAATATTGGGTACATTTAATTGAAAAATCAGGGTATAAAATTAAGGATTGTTCGGCAACATTATTGGGGGTTGTATGCAATGGGAAAGAAATGTTTTTATTCCGTTTAGGCGATGGGATGATCGTGTGCCTTTCAGATAATCAAAATATTTTAGTTTCGGATAAAAAAAACGGATCATTTTCTAATATTACGAAATGCTTAGGTAATATTAATAGCCGTGAAGACTGGCAATATTTAAAGATAAATGTAAAATTTATTAAGAGCGTTTTTTTATGTACTGATGGAATTTCCGATGATTTAGAAAACAGCTGTGAGATAGATTTTGTACAGGATATGTCAGATCGATATAGAGATTATTCATGCAAACAAATAAAACTGGATATGAAACAGTGGATTTCAAACTGGCCTGTACCCCGACATACGGATGATAAGACTGCTATATTTATAACTAAGAGAGGTAATGTTTAA
- a CDS encoding SPOR domain-containing protein, whose translation MLIINAGTGAFAEPSEPALQSSVHALAQKAFAQKTEAAVRQFFEKNLATLPNAQAKVQALTLLADYEEHNGNYSNAAECYRQAAGFDTSDKKTALLLDAVRALLCGGSLDSARSLLSEIAAALPVSDEDPYYRRAAVYDTWRLLAEDRADRAVPLITAYTKKKSFSEYHSALLFTLWWINDDEDAKQRLLKEYPSCMEAAAVNGTVTVQPSTFWYLMPRSGLAQQAIAGGSAAKTSTPSKTSASSEATKASVQSSAASKTEAASAQFSKTAAVSETPLKPSYYQLGFYKTKKYAEALAADLQKKHFTPIIKEETRPSGTVYFAVLVKENAAGDMGLRLKDAGYEAFPIFP comes from the coding sequence ATGCTGATTATAAATGCCGGTACCGGAGCCTTTGCAGAACCTTCAGAACCGGCCTTACAGTCCAGCGTACATGCTTTGGCGCAAAAAGCCTTTGCACAAAAGACGGAGGCAGCGGTTCGACAGTTCTTTGAAAAGAATTTGGCAACACTCCCGAATGCACAGGCAAAAGTTCAAGCGCTGACGCTGTTGGCAGACTATGAAGAGCATAACGGGAATTATTCCAATGCAGCGGAGTGTTATCGGCAGGCGGCGGGGTTCGATACTTCCGATAAAAAGACTGCGCTTTTATTGGATGCGGTTCGTGCGTTGCTCTGCGGCGGCAGCCTGGATTCTGCCCGCAGCCTGTTAAGTGAAATTGCTGCCGCGCTACCGGTGAGTGACGAAGATCCCTATTACCGGAGAGCCGCCGTGTACGACACGTGGAGGCTGCTCGCTGAAGATCGTGCTGATCGGGCTGTACCGCTTATTACTGCCTATACCAAGAAAAAATCTTTTTCGGAATATCATTCTGCATTGCTGTTTACTCTCTGGTGGATCAATGATGATGAGGACGCAAAGCAGCGGCTGCTCAAGGAATACCCTTCCTGTATGGAAGCGGCGGCCGTCAATGGAACCGTTACAGTGCAGCCGTCAACTTTTTGGTATTTAATGCCGAGAAGCGGACTTGCTCAACAAGCGATAGCCGGCGGTTCAGCTGCTAAAACAAGCACACCCTCTAAAACAAGCGCCTCATCGGAAGCGACAAAAGCTTCAGTTCAATCGAGCGCTGCATCAAAAACCGAGGCCGCTTCTGCACAATTTTCTAAAACAGCAGCAGTTTCCGAAACGCCGCTTAAGCCTTCCTATTATCAGCTTGGATTTTATAAGACAAAAAAATATGCAGAAGCGCTTGCCGCCGATTTGCAAAAAAAACATTTTACCCCCATTATAAAAGAAGAAACGCGTCCCAGCGGTACCGTTTATTTTGCCGTACTTGTTAAAGAGAACGCTGCCGGAGATATGGGGCTCCGATTAAAGGATGCCGGATATGAAGCCTTTCCGATTTTCCCATAG
- a CDS encoding TM1812 family CRISPR-associated protein gives MKRIIFCDIPMKKDLDAMVYAGTGNINSGYSKPVIFPINAIIAETLKKNDDIKVVLLRTIDKAGNSGKNCRLFMQELDTINEDIGAKISYETLDLEFKETKANHEIRLKAMLDKVEENSQIFADITFGPKPLPMILICVLSFAEKFLNCDVKSVVYGKVSFGQDNKACSPELFDVTSLYYLNNLTNSMVASDGKEARKNLDEFFSL, from the coding sequence ATGAAAAGAATTATTTTTTGTGATATTCCAATGAAAAAAGACCTTGATGCAATGGTCTATGCCGGAACGGGAAATATCAATTCAGGCTATTCAAAGCCTGTTATTTTTCCAATCAATGCAATTATTGCTGAAACTCTTAAAAAAAATGATGATATTAAGGTTGTCTTACTTCGAACCATTGATAAAGCAGGAAACAGTGGTAAGAATTGCAGACTGTTTATGCAAGAGTTGGATACAATAAACGAAGATATTGGTGCAAAGATATCATACGAAACATTGGATTTAGAATTCAAAGAAACAAAAGCTAATCACGAGATCAGATTAAAAGCGATGTTGGATAAGGTCGAAGAAAACAGTCAAATATTTGCTGACATTACTTTTGGTCCAAAACCGTTGCCGATGATTCTTATTTGTGTACTTTCATTTGCTGAAAAATTTCTTAATTGTGATGTTAAAAGTGTCGTATATGGAAAAGTAAGTTTTGGTCAAGATAATAAAGCTTGTTCACCGGAACTGTTTGATGTAACATCGTTGTATTATTTGAATAATCTTACAAATTCTATGGTTGCCAGTGATGGAAAAGAAGCTAGAAAAAATTTAGATGAATTCTTTTCTTTATAG